The Streptomyces collinus DNA segment TCGGCTACCACGTGCTGACCCCGTTCGTCCTGGACGACGGCAAGGTGCTGCTGGTCAACCGGGGGTGGATCCCCTCCGACGGCCCGAGCCAGACCGCGTTCCCGAAGGTCCCCGCACCGCCGGGCGGTGAGGTCACGGTCGAGGGGCGGCTGATGCCCGACGAGACGACCGCGGCGAGCGGCATCAAGAACCTCCAGGGCCTGCCGGACCGGCAGATCATGCTGATCAACAGCGAGCAGCAGGCCCGGCGCCTGGGCGCCACGGTACTCGGCGGCTACATCTCCCAGACGGCTCCCGAGCCCAAGGGCGACACCCCCGAGCTGCTGGGCGACCCCGGCAAGGAGGACGCCGCGCTGAACTACGCGTACGCCATCCAGTGGTGGCTGTTCTCCGCGGCCGTCCCGGTCGGCTGGGTGGTCCTGGCCCGCCGCGAGGCCCGGGAGCGGGCCCAGAAGGCGGCCGAGAAGTCCGACACGACGGAGTCCGAGCCGGCCGCGGTGTAGCGCCACCGGCGCGCAGGCGGTACCCGCCCCGAGCCGGGGGTACCTGGCGCGGCCCACACGCCGGCGCGCGTCGCAGCCCCGCCCCCGGTGTTCAGGACACATCACTCCCCCGGCCCCCGCCCTGATTGCCACGCCGAGTTGCCGGGAACCCGCACTCCGTGCACCCCAGCATCGAGGACTACGCGCTCATCGGCGACGAGCAGACCGCGGCCCTGGTCGGTATGGACGGATCCGTCGACTGGTTGTGTCTGCCCCGCTTCGACTCGGCCGCCTGCTTCGCCAGACTGCTCGGTGACGAGGACAACGGGTACTGGCGCATCGCCCCCGTGGGGGCGGACCGCTGCACCCGGCGTGCCTACCGCCGCGACACCCTCGTCCTGGACACCGAGTGGGAGACGGGGCAAGGGGCGGTCCGGGTCACCGACCTGATGCCCCAACGCGACCGCGCCCCCGACCTCGTACGCGTCGTCGAGTGCCTCGACGGCGAGGTGACGCTGCACAGCGTCCTGAAGCTGCGCTTCGACTACGGCTCGATCATCCCCTGGGTGCGCCGGGCCGACGGCCACCGCGTCGCCGTCGCCGGCCCGGACTCGACCTGGCTGCGCAGCGAGCCGGAGGTGACCAGCTGGGGCGAGGACTTCGGCACGCACGCGGAGTTCACCGTCAAGAAGGGGGAAAAGGTCGCGTTCGTCCTGACCTGGCACCCCTCCCACGAGCCGCGCCCGCCGCTCGTCGACCCGTACGACGCACTGCGCCAGAGTGTGGAGGACTGGCGAACCTGGGTGTCGCACTGCCGCTACGACGGCCCGCACCGGGACGCCGTCGTCCGCTCCCTGATCACCCTCAAGGCGCTCACCTACGCCCCGACGGGCGGCATCGTCGCCGCCCCCACCACCTCGCTGCCGGAGGAGCCGGGCGGGGTGCGCAACTGGGACTACCGCTACTGCTGGCTGCGCGACTCCACCCTCACCCTGAACGCGCTGCTCGCCGTGGGCTACCAGGAGGAGGCAGAGGCCTGGCGGAACTGGCTGCTGCGCGCGGTCGCGGGCGACCCGGCGGACCTGCAGATCATGTACGGCGTGGCGGGCGAGCGACGGCTGCCGGAGTTCGAGCTGCCCTGGCTCTCCGGCTACGTCGGGTCCGCCCCCGTGCGCATCGGCAACGACGCCGTGAAGCAGCTCCAGCTGGACGTCTGGGGCGAGGTCATGGACTCCCTGTCGCTGGCCCGCGAGTCGGGCCTGTCCGCCCAGCCCGACGTGTGGGCGCTGCAGACGGCCCTGATGGACTTCCTGCGGACCAACTGGCGGCAGCCGGACGAGGGGCTGTGGGAGGTGCGCGGCGGGCAGCGCCAGTTCGTGCATTCGAAGGTGATGGTGTGGGTGGCCGCCGACCGCGCCGTCCGCACCCTGGAGCGCCACCCTGAGCTGGACGGCGACCTGGACGGCTGGCGCGCGCTGCGCGACGAGGTGCACCAGGAGGTGTGCGAGAAGGGCTACGACCCGGAACGCAACACCTTCACGCAGTCCTACGGCTCACGCGAACTGGACGCGGCGCTGCTGCTCATCCCGCGCGTCGGATTCCTGCCGCCGGACGATCCGCGGGTGATCGGCACCATCGACGCGGTCCGCGAGGAGCTGACCCACGGCGGCTTCCTGCGCCGCTACAGCACGGCCGACGGGGACGTCGACGGGCTGCCCGGCGGCGAGGGCGTGTTCCTGGTGTGCTCGTTCTGGCTCGCGGACGCCCTGTACATGACGGGGCGCGCAAAGGAGGCCCGTGAGCTGTTCGAGCGGCTGGCGGGGCTCGCCAACGACGTCGGGCTGCTGTCCGAGGAGTTCGACCCGCTGACCGGCCGGCACCTCGGCAACTTCCCGCAGGCCTTCAGCCACATCGGGCTGGTGAACACCGCCCTCGCCCTGTTCGGTGGGGAAGGGGCAGGATAGGGACCATGGATCTTGGACTGAAGGACCGGGTGTACGTCGTCACCGGAGCCACGCGCGGCCTCGGCAACGCCACCGCGCGTCAGCTCGTCGCGGACGGGGCGAAGGTGGTCGTCTCGGGGCGGGACGAGAAGAGCGTCGCCGAAGCGGCGGCCGAGCTGGGACCGAACGCCGTCGGGGTGGCCGTCGACAACGCGGACCCGGATGCGGCGGCCCTGCTGATCGGCGCCGCGCGGGAGCACTTCGGCCGTTTCAACGGCGTCCTCGTCAGCGTGGGCGGGCCGCCGGCCGGGTTCGTCGCGGACAACACGGACGAGCAGTGGCAGACGGCGTTCGAGTCGGTGTTCCTCGGTGCGGTCCGGCTGGCGCGCGCCGCGGCCGCCGAGATGGAGGCCGGGGGTGTCATCGGGTTCGTGCTGTCCGGGTCGGTGTACGAGCCGATCCCGGGGCTGACCATCTCGAACGGGCTGCGGCCGGGCCTGGCCGGGTTCGCCAAGTCGCTCTCCGACGAGCTGGGGCCGCGGGGCATCAGGGTGGTCGGTGTCCTGCCCGGGCGGATCGACACCGACCGGGTACGGCAGCTGGACGCGCTGTCGGCGGACCCCGAGGCGACCCGGGCGGCGTCGGAGTCGCGTATTCCGCTGCGGCGGTACGGGACTCCGGAGGAGTTCGGGCGGGTGGCGGCGTTCCTGATGTCGCCGGCGGCCTCCTATCTGACCGGGGTCATGGTGCCGGTCGACGGTGGCGCGCGGCACGGCTTCTGAGGGCCGTGACCGGCTCGCGCGTCCTCAACTCACCCGTTCCGCGCCGTGCTTGACGCCCTTCAGCCTCACCTCCGCCGGAAGTGAGGCGAGGCCCGCCGATGTCCTGGCGTGGGTGAGGGCGCCGGTCGTGAAGTCGTTCAGTGCGGTGCCCGGGTTTACGTGTGGCTCCAGTGCGAGGCGCACGTGGGCCTCGGGGGTGCTGCGCCCGCCCTTCAGATGGGCTTGGGTTCCGTCCACGCCGTCGATGTGGTCCGCCTCCTGGGTGAGGGCGTTCTCCAGAGCCCGGCCGCGCACGAGCGCGCCCTCGCCGTCGCCGGTGTCGACGAGGACCTCGGCGAGGCGGCGCCGGCGCAGAACCGCGACGAGCCACCACAGGGCGAGCAGCAGCAGGATCGCGAGGGCGGCGATGACGACCGGCCACCACCAGCCGTCGTCGCGCCAGCGGGTGCGCTCGGCGTTGCTCAGCAGCACGTCGTGCTTGCTGTCGTGGATCCACCACGAGGGCGCCGAGACGCCGAGGCCGACGGCGAGGACGGAGCCGCCCAGCGCCAGCAGGATCAGGCCCACCAGGCCGAGGAACACGCGGTTGACGGTCCTGAGCACCGCTCTCACCCCTTCCGGCCGGGCCGCCGGACCCGCACCGACAGCGAGGGCGGCCGGGACAGCCCCAGTCCGCGGGTCGCGTCGGCAAGCACGGCGTCCAGATCGGTTCGTACGTCGTCCAGTTCCCGGAAGTGCGCCACGGCCCGGACGTCGGCCCGCCGCCGGCGCACCCGTACCCGTGCCGACTGCACGCCGGCCACCTCCATGGCCCGGTCCCGCAGCGCGGTGGCGGCGGCGTCCCGGTGCAGTCCGGC contains these protein-coding regions:
- a CDS encoding SDR family oxidoreductase, producing the protein MDLGLKDRVYVVTGATRGLGNATARQLVADGAKVVVSGRDEKSVAEAAAELGPNAVGVAVDNADPDAAALLIGAAREHFGRFNGVLVSVGGPPAGFVADNTDEQWQTAFESVFLGAVRLARAAAAEMEAGGVIGFVLSGSVYEPIPGLTISNGLRPGLAGFAKSLSDELGPRGIRVVGVLPGRIDTDRVRQLDALSADPEATRAASESRIPLRRYGTPEEFGRVAAFLMSPAASYLTGVMVPVDGGARHGF
- a CDS encoding SURF1 family cytochrome oxidase biogenesis protein, giving the protein MYRFLMSRQWVILTLIALLLIPTMIRLGIWQMHRYDERTARNQLVTDALAAEPVPVEKLTAPGHTVTSTERYRTVTAKGRFDTEDEVVVRRRTNSDDEVGYHVLTPFVLDDGKVLLVNRGWIPSDGPSQTAFPKVPAPPGGEVTVEGRLMPDETTAASGIKNLQGLPDRQIMLINSEQQARRLGATVLGGYISQTAPEPKGDTPELLGDPGKEDAALNYAYAIQWWLFSAAVPVGWVVLARREARERAQKAAEKSDTTESEPAAV
- a CDS encoding glycoside hydrolase family 15 protein: MHPSIEDYALIGDEQTAALVGMDGSVDWLCLPRFDSAACFARLLGDEDNGYWRIAPVGADRCTRRAYRRDTLVLDTEWETGQGAVRVTDLMPQRDRAPDLVRVVECLDGEVTLHSVLKLRFDYGSIIPWVRRADGHRVAVAGPDSTWLRSEPEVTSWGEDFGTHAEFTVKKGEKVAFVLTWHPSHEPRPPLVDPYDALRQSVEDWRTWVSHCRYDGPHRDAVVRSLITLKALTYAPTGGIVAAPTTSLPEEPGGVRNWDYRYCWLRDSTLTLNALLAVGYQEEAEAWRNWLLRAVAGDPADLQIMYGVAGERRLPEFELPWLSGYVGSAPVRIGNDAVKQLQLDVWGEVMDSLSLARESGLSAQPDVWALQTALMDFLRTNWRQPDEGLWEVRGGQRQFVHSKVMVWVAADRAVRTLERHPELDGDLDGWRALRDEVHQEVCEKGYDPERNTFTQSYGSRELDAALLLIPRVGFLPPDDPRVIGTIDAVREELTHGGFLRRYSTADGDVDGLPGGEGVFLVCSFWLADALYMTGRAKEARELFERLAGLANDVGLLSEEFDPLTGRHLGNFPQAFSHIGLVNTALALFGGEGAG
- the amaP gene encoding alkaline shock response membrane anchor protein AmaP, which codes for MRAVLRTVNRVFLGLVGLILLALGGSVLAVGLGVSAPSWWIHDSKHDVLLSNAERTRWRDDGWWWPVVIAALAILLLLALWWLVAVLRRRRLAEVLVDTGDGEGALVRGRALENALTQEADHIDGVDGTQAHLKGGRSTPEAHVRLALEPHVNPGTALNDFTTGALTHARTSAGLASLPAEVRLKGVKHGAERVS